The Sinorhizobium alkalisoli genomic interval TTCGACGTCTTCCGGTCATCAATGACGACAAACGCATGGTCGGCATGCTGTCGCTGGGCGATGTTTCCCATTGCGCCAGTCAGGAACTCACCGGCGAACTGGCGAAGGCGGTCAGCGGCCATCACGCCTGAACGCCTTCACCTCAGTTGGCTCCGACGCCGCGCGTTTTGGGAACACGCGGCGTCGTAGGCGCGCCCGAGCTGCGCCGCACGGGATGTCTTTCCCGCTGCGGTTTCCCGGCGGCAAGAATACTGCGGGCGACCGGCAGAACCCCTTGATCGAGTGGATCGTCGCGGTCTATGCCTCTAGCCGCGCGGATATTTCGCGCGCGGAGAGGGGCACGCCATGGAAATCTTCACGTCCGCCGGTTTGCTGGCGCTGCTGCAGGTCATCGTCATCGACCTTGTGCTTGCGGGCGACAATGCGGTGGTGATCGGACTTGCGGCCGCGGGCCTTCCGTCTGATCAACGCAAGAAAGCGATATTGGTCGGCATACTGGCCGCCACGGCCCTCCGGATCGTCCTTGCGACATTTACGGTTCAGCTTCTCGCAATCATCGGGCTCCTCCTCGCCGGCGGCCTGCTTCTGCTTTGGGTCTGCTGGAAGATGTGGCGGGAGATCCGCTCCGGCGGCCACGGCGATGTGCAAGGCCTGGATAGCGCAACCGCGCCACGCAAGACCTTCGTCCAGGCAGCGACCCAGATCGTGGTTGCCGATATCTCCATGTCGCTCGACAACGTCCTCGCCGTGGCTGGTGCCGCGCGAGAGCACACGACGATCCTCGTCTTCGGCCTGATGCTTTCGATTGGCATGATGGGCGTTGCTGCGAACATCATAGCGAGATTGCTCAGCCGCCATCACTGGATTGCCTATGTCGGCCTGGTGATCATCCTCTATGTGGCACTCGACATGATCTACCGGGGTTCGCTCGAGGTCTGGCCGCATCTGATGCCGGCCGCCCAGGCGCTGGTCGCCGGTTGATCGAGTTAGCGCTTGGTCGGGCGCGCTGCCGCGGGCATGTCCTCTTCGTCGGACGGCAGCTTCGCTGCAACGCGCTTCGCACGCGTCTTGGAGAAGCCTTCGTCTTCCAGGGCCTTTTCCAGGGCCGCCTTGTGATCGTCGTCACCTTCGACATGGATATTGAGATTGCGCTGGGGAAAGGGAATCTCGATGCCCTCTTCTCGGAAGCGCTCGAAGATCGCCACGCGCAAGTCGTTGCGCACGCCCACGCCGTTCAAGAGATCGGCCAGGTGCACCCGCAATTCGAAATCCAATGAGAAATCGCCGAAGTTCAAGAAGGCGACCGACGGCTCCGGATTCTTCAGGACCATCGGATGCTGTCCGGCGATCTCGAGCAGAATCTGCATGACGCGGCGGGGATCGCTGTCGTAGCTCACCCCCACCGCCACCTCCGCCCGCCCGACGCGGTTGCGATGCGTCCAGTTGCCGACGGACGCATTGATCAGTTCCGAATTCGGCACGATGATCGATTGCTGCTGGAAGGTCTCGATCTCCGTTGCGCGGACGGAAATGCGCCGCACGAAACCTTCCGTGGTGCCGCTGACGATCCAGTCGCCCACCTTGAAGGGCCTTTCGACCAGCAGGATCAGGCCCGAGACGAAGTTGGAAACGACGTTCTGCAGACCGAAGCCGACGCCGAGCGAGAGCGCGCCGGCGACCAGCGCGAGGCTGGAGAGGTCGAAACCCGCTGCCGAAACCGCAATGAGGGCCGCAGCACCGACGCCGACATAGCCGATGCCCGTCCGTATCGAGTTGCGCACGCCGGCATCGACGCGGCTCCGCGCCATCACGTTCCTGTCGATCCAGCCCTGTATCCAGCGCGTCGCGGCGTAGCCGAACACAAAGAACAGGAGCCCGGCAAGAATGCCGACCAGCGAGATGGTGATCGTGCCGATCCGGATCTCGGTCAGGAGCCGATAGGCCCAGGATTCGATATCGGCGATCTGGAAGCCCCATTGGAGCAAGATGAGCGGGATGAAGAACAATACGACCAGCGCATAGATGCCGAGCCCCGCGGCAAGGCCGATCTGATCGAGCGCCACCGATTCGAGGTTGAACCGCCGCTCGAGATAGCGGCCGACGATCGTCTCCGCAAAAGCGCCTTGCTTGGCAACCGACTTTCCGGTGAGAAACCCGATATACATCATGACCAGGATGGCGCCGGTGATGATGATCTGGGTGGCGATGAAGCGCGCCATGCCGACATAGCCGGCAAGCGCGATGGCGACCAGCGCCGCGCCCATTGCCAGAAGCGATGCGGATATGATGCGCGGCCACGGGCGACCCGGCGCGTGGAGAGGGTCGTCGCGCCGCAGGACCGGCCGAATCCAGGCCATCGACATCAGGATGAGCCCGATGATGATCGACGCGACGAAGCTCTTTGCAACCGTCAATATCACGGGCGAACCAAGCGCCTCACTGATGCTCCCGAGCAGATAGTCGAGGCCGTTGACGAGCGCCATCGCGAAGATCGGCACCATCAGCACCTTGGCACCACGGTCCGAGACCCGCACGAGCCGCCATGCCGAGTGCGTTGGCGACAGGACGGAACTGGCAAGGCTCGTCACGAAGAACAGCACGACGCCCATGCCGAGCGTCACGGCAACGATCGGCGCGATATCAGGCCTGAGCACGTTGAAGCTGTCGAGGAAGAAATAGCTCGAGGCGGCGAAGGCCGTCAGCGCCATGGTGGGAATCATCGTCGACCAGAATGCCCGCGACAATTGCCGGAAATAGGTGGGCTCCTCGTCGTGACGCTGGAGAAAGGGAGCGAAGAGCCGATATCCCCCGGCGAGGAAAATCAGCGCCGCACAGAGCGACAGGAATATCGCGCTGAGGAAGGGCAGGCGCTTGTAGTTCCAGGCAAAGGTCAACCAACTGCTGACGCTGCGCCACAATGCGGTGGCTTCGGCCGCCGTCGCTGTAAACGCCTCGCTCAGCATCTCCGCCGAAACGTTCGTATGCCTCAGCAGCGTAGTGGAGAACAGTGCCCGACGTGTCGCGGTTATCGTGCCGGCAAGCCGTCGCGCCTCGCCGGCAAGACTCTCCGCACGGGCCGCGATCGCATTGATCGCCGCCCGTTCGGCAAGCAGTCGTTGTCGCTCCTCCGTCACGATTGCCGCCTCCGGCGGCTGGTCCTTGCCCGGCGGCTCGCCAAGCTCTTCCAGGCGCGCCTTGATGTCGTCCAGTCGTGGCCGGGTGGCCGCGGCGGCCGAAACGATCTCCTTGGCAAGAGCGTCGGCCTGTACCTTCAATTCGGCAAGGCGCGTGTCATCGTCTTTTGCATTGGCAACGCGCTCCCCCAGTTGCTTGAGATCGCGCTCGGCTTTGGTCAGTTGCGCTTCCGCCTGCTGCAGCACCGGCGATGCGGCAGCTCCGGCGCCCGCTTCACCCCGTGGCGCCGGTTGTCCCGACCGGGCAGGCTCGGCTGCCGGGGCGGGCGATTGTTGAGCGGGCTCGCTTTGCTCCACGGGCCGAGCCGCGTCCTGGGCCGTCGCCGGCGCGCCGCCGGCGAGCGCCAGCACAACCAAAGCAAACAAGAGGGCGGTCAATTGTGCTGCCGAACGCAATTCAAGATCCTTCGCAATCCGTCTATCGCCGATGGGCTCGCCAAAGCGAGCGCCATCATGTCCGATCTGCATACGCAACAAGGCGAAAAGATGCAAAACGGCATCTTTTGCGACTTGCCCGTCAATGACCGCCCGCGCGTCTTTTTCGGACGCATTCAGACGCACATAAAGCGCCGCGCGTCTTTTTAGACGCGCAAAGGTCGCTGTAACACTTTGAATTGCTGCATGTCTTTGTCCTTAAATCGAGGTCGATTAAAGGAGACATGCAGTAGGTCGCCGCATTCTTTGAATCGGCGCATTGCGCTTTGCGAGGACCGTCACTTCGCTCCTATGCCCTGAAGCGGAGCACCGTCAGAACCCCGCGCCAGGCTTAGCCAGATAGGCCTCCTCCGCCGGCGTCGACCGGCGCCCGACGATGCCGTTGCGATGGGGAAAGCGGCCGAACTGCTCGATGACCTCGCGATGGCGGATCGCATAATCGAGATAGTTGGGCTCGCCGAGCTCGGTAAAGAGCTTCACCGACATCGTCTGATCGGCGAGGTTCTCGGAATGCTCGAACGGCATGTAGAAGAAGGCGCGCCATTCCGGCGACACCGCCTTGTCGGCGCTGGCGCCGATGGCAAGCTGTGCTTCGCGCAGGGCGAGTCCGTCGGTCGCAAACGCCAGCGGCGATCCGCGATACATATTGCGCGGGAGCTGATCGAAAAGAATGATCGCGGCGAGCCAATTGCGCGGGCTCGCCCTCCAGACATCGTCGACATGCCTTGAAAGCGCCAGATGCGCATCCCGGAAGCGCTGCACGCACTCGCGATCGAGTTCGGCGCTCGGCGTGAACCAGTGCTCGTAGGAAAGCTCCCCGAACCAGAAACGCAGCACGTCCTCCGGTGTGCAGTTGGTGCTTTGGTCAGTCATTCCGGCCCCTCTCCTTCTGACGGTCGCGAGTGGTCAGATAGGCGATCGACTCCACGATTTCCAGCCGGCCCTCGGCGGCCTCCATCACTGGAAATGCCCGGCAAGCGCCTCGGAGACGATCAGCGCCGCCGGAACGCGGGCGAGATTGCCGCCGCCGGCGGCGCTCGGCCCGCCGTCCACGCCGCCATTCGCATAGGCGACGGCGAAGCCGACGAGATCGTCGATATTCTCTTCGGCCGCGACATCGCCGAAGAGATACGTCGCCCTGCCCGATGCCTGGAAGGCAATGGTGCAGGGACGGGTGCAGGCGGCCATGCACACCGTCCCGGCAATCGCGAAATCATCGGCGAGCGGCTTGCCGAGCGCCGAAATGCTGCCGTTGAGCATGGCAAGCAACCGGGCACCCGGTAGGCACGGCCCGCCTGTTAAGTGGCACTCGGTCGAAAGCGTTATCTTGTGCGCTGATTGATGCGAATTCGCCATGGCTGTTCTCCGCCGGCCCCTGCCAGCTTTGCAAGGGGGCCGCAGAGAATGGCGAAACTCGAAACCGACGATTGACGCCGGACAGAAGCCGCTTCTTTTCCATCGGAACACCCCGTCCGTTGTGGTTGATCGGTTCGATGGCAGGTCTCCTGGCTCGCGGGTCGCGGCGCATCCACGTCTTCCCGGCCTCCCGGCCAGTGACATGTTGTGGATGCGCTTTCCGCTCACAGTTGCGGGGGCAGCCACGGCATCGGCCCCTTTCGGGCATCCTCACCGCGTTCCCTTTTCAGCCGCTGCCGAGTTTCGGCAGCAGCACCATCACGCCCTTGGTTGCACGAGTCTCGGCTCGATGCAATGGGGTCGGGATAATGATCGACAGTGCCGTCCGCCCTTCTTCGCTGCTCCTTCGCGATCACGGCGGAAGACCGGCTCGCTATTGCAGCGGCCAGAACCACATCAGCAAGGGCACCGTGGCAAGGATGATGACGATCGACAGCGGCAGTCCGAGCCGCGGATAGTCGCCGAACCGGTAGCCGCCCGGGCCCATCACCAGCGTATTGCACTGGTGCCCGATCGGGGTGAGGAAATCCGAACCGGCGCCGATCGCCACCGCCATCAGAAAGGCGTCCGGCCTGTAGCCGAGCGTGGCGGCGAAGCTCACGGCGATCGGGGCCATGACGAGCACGGTCGCGGCGTTGTTGAGAAACGGCGTCACCGCCATCGCCGCAATCAGGATGAGCGCCAGCGCCCCGGCCGGCGGCAGGTTGGTGGCTATGCCGCCGAGCCAGCCGGCGATCAGGTCCGAGCCGCCCGTCGTGCGCAGCGAGTCGCTGACGGGGATGAGCGCCGCCAGCATCACCAGGATCGGGCCGTCGACGGCCCGGTAGACGTCCCGCAGCGGGATGACGCGGAAGATCACCATGGCAAGGGCCGCAGCGAAGAAGGCGACCGGCACCGGCACCAGGCCGACCGCGGTCGTCGCCATCGCCGCCGCCAGCAGCAGCAGCGGCAGGGTTCCGCGCCGGATCGTGCCGAGCAGAATCTCGCGCTGCGCCAGCGGCAGGCAGCCGAAGTCCTGCAGGAAGACCGGCAGCTCGCTTCGCGCCCCCTGCAGCACCACGATATCGCCGGCCTGCAGCCGGATGCTGCCGAGACGCTGTTTCAGCCTCTCGCCCTGCCGGCTCACCGCAAGCAGATTGACATTGTGATTGTTGAAGAGCGCCAGCCGCTCGGCGGACATGCCGATGAGCGGCGAATTGCTGCCGATCACCGCTTCGATCGCCTCGATCTCCGCACGCGTCTTGTCGCCCGGCATCGGCAGCCGGTCGCCGGCGATCTTCAGCTTCGCCTGGGAGACGATGCGGTCAAGCGCCGCCGGTCCGCCTTCGAGCAGCAGTATGTCGTCCGTCTCGATCACCACATCGGGTAGCGGCGCCAGATGCGTGCCGCGCCGGAAGATGGCGATGACGACGGCGCCGCCGTCGCCGATCCTGACGAGATTGCTCACGGGCTTGCCGATCGCCGGCGAACCGGGCGCGGCCACGGCTTCCGCCGTATAGTCGGTGATCTCGATCGCCTGATTTACCGAGACCTCCTGGCTCTTTCGCTCCGGCACCAGGCGATAGGCAAAGAGCAGGAAAACGCAGCCGACAAGGGCAAGCGAAGCGCCGACCGGCGTGAAATCGAACATCGAGAAACTCTCGCCGGTCAGTTCCGCGCGCATCCGCGAGACGACGACGTTCGGCGACGTGCCGACCTGCGTCATCAACCCGCCCATCAACGAGCCGAAGGCCATCGGCATCAGGAAGACCGAGGGCTGCACCTTCGAGCGCCGGGCAAACTGAAAGGCGACCGGGATCATGATCGCCAGCGCGCCGATATTCTTGATGAATGCCGAGAGCACGGTGACGGTGACCACGAGCAGTGCAAGCTGCGCCCTGACCGACTGCAGCTCCGGCAGGAAACGCTGGATCGCCGCATCCACGATGCCCGAGCGGGCAACGCCGGCGCTGACGATCAGGGCGCTCGCGACGATGATGACGATATCATCGCTGAAGCCGGCAAAGGCACCGTTGAAAGGCACGATGCCGACTGCCACCGAAAGCATCAGCGCCGAGCAGGCGATGACGTCGTAGCGAAATCGCCCCCACACGAAGAAGACCATCATTGTGCCGATGACGATAAACGAGAGAAGCTGGTCGGCGGTCATAAGCGAGTACCTGAAGCAACGACTGGTCGGACACGGGCCCATTTTTCGACAGACCACCCGGCCGGTCTTGGACGGCGCATCGCTTGGACGGCCGCCCACCGCCTGGCGAGTCTCCCCCTACATCCTCTGAAGCATCCATCCGATGCAACTGAAATATCGCGGAACTCCCCGCCGGGCGCCCGGTCCTCACCAGGAAACTGCGCCGTACCCCTGCCTTTTCTTGGATCGCGTTCGAAGAAAGGATAAGATGTACGAGCAGTTGAAGAACCGGCAATGGTTCTTCGCCTTTGAATTTCGCCTCGACCGGATGCCATCAGGAACGCCGGCATGAAGATCGTCCTTGCCGTTCTCTACGCGACGCTTGCGCTCGCTGCCTGCACACCCACGACACGGACGGTCGGCTACGGGCCCGGCCTCGAGCCGATCCCCGGCAGCATCACCTATGGCGGCCAGCCGCGCACGAAACTGACCAAGGCGCCCGTCGGCAGCATCGTCCCGCACCACTTCTTCGACCGATATGGATATCGCGTCTACGAGACCTACATCATCGAGCCGGATCGCTCGCTGCGCCTGACGAGCCGCCGCATAGACTACGATGTCTTCGACCATTGAATTGCAAAGGAGGGCGGAACAATGCCCAGGGCCCTGAAAAATGCGATCCCGTTGCTCGTCGCGGCACTGCTTTCGGGCGCCTGCACGGTGAGCTATGCCGGCGGCTACAGCGGCTACCACCCCTACGGCCTCGAACCCATTCCCGGCAGCATCACCTATGGCGGCCAGCCGCGCACGAAGCTGAAAAAGGCGCCCGTCGGCAGCATCGTCCCCCATCAGTTCAACGATCGTTTCGGCCGGCGGGTCTACGAGACCTACGTCATCGAACCGGATCGCTCGCTGCGCCTGGTGGACCGTCGCTACCGCGACTTCTTCCCCTTCGATGATTGAGGGGGAGGCCCTCAGCCCATCCGCATCAGCGCCAGTCCGCGCTTCACCGCATCGGCAAAGGTCACGCCGAGCGAAGCGCCGCCAATGCCGATGACGCCGAGCGCGCCGAGCCCCATCAGCTTCCATTTGCGCACATCCTCGGTCACCGGCTTCATCTCGCGGATGTCGTCCCGCGCCGTGGCGACGGCGCTCTCGAGCGTCCCCACCCGCCCCGCCAGTTCCTCCATCCGGCGGCTCATCGAGGCGCGCGCGGCATCGCTTCGGTCCTCCGCGCGGCGAAAATCCTCGCGCAGGTTCTTCACCTCGGCAAGGAGCGTGCCGAGCTGCTGGTGCACATGCCCGTCGATCATTCCCGCCCCTCCCCCTGACCCCGCCTTTCCTGCCGCCCTCGCCTTTCCTCCCGACCCCGCCCTTCCCCATGGCTTGCGCATTCCGCCTTCCCCCATACCGCCGCGGCGCAGAGGCCGACGACGGTCCGGTCGATCTTCCGCTGGTCCGCCGCCGTGGCGCCGCGCGCGCCGATGAGGTCAGTCCCGACCACCGGGCGGAGCCCGGCGACACTCGCCGGCCCCGAAGTTCCACAGGCCGCCGCCATCGATGCAGCGGTCAAAGTCGCTGCGGCGAGCAGCCGATTGCAAAGCCGCTTCATTGTTCTGCCTTTCGATTGTTTGCGTGACCGACCGGGCCCCCTCCTCGCGGATCTGGAGCACCGCCCAGGCGACGGCGGCGATGAGCAGCGCGCCGGCGGCGATCTTCACCCCACCCGGCATCATTTCATCCCCAGCGCCTGGCGCACCGCCGGCATGGAGGTGATCGCGTAAGCCGCGAAGCCGACGATGACGGTTAGGATCGCGAGTTGCACCCGCCAGTCGAGCGCCACCAGGTTGAGCTCCTTCAGCGCCGTGACGATCGAGCCGCCGGCGGTCAAAAGCCAGGTCCAGAACCGGCCGGACCGGCCGATCGGCTTCGGCCGCACCGGGCCCGCCGCCGCGTCCTCCCCCGCCGCTTCTGCCCGCCGCGCCGCCGCGCGCACCCGCTGCAGCATCGCCTCCACCCGTTCCGGCCGCACCAGCGCTTTGTTGAGCCCGTCGCCGGCATAATAGGACTGCCCTCGCCTGACCTTCCCCTTCGCCCCCCTCGTCTCCGCCAGCACGGGCAGCGACGCCCATTCCTGCGCGAGGCGCCGGCCGAATTCGGCCGGCGTCATCCGCCCGGCCGCGAAGTCCTTGTAACCCCGGCGCTTCAAGAGGTGATAGGCCATGCGGTCCTGCAGCTCCGGCGTGAACCGCTCGCTGCCGCTGAGCCCCATTTCGCCTTCTATATCCCTCAGCGTTCGGGGCGCATCCAGCGTGTTCCTCATGAACTGGTAGCCGCCGGCCGCGCTCGACCCGAACCGCCTCGTCCACCCCGGCTGCGCCGCCTCCACCTCGTCGAGCGTCATCGACGTTATCGGCCGCGGCAGCTTGTCTTGATTGTTGCCGTAGATCACATCATAAGACGCGCGGTCCCCCCGCCCGACTTCCGCTTCACGGATAAAGTCGAGCAGGATCGCCGCGCCGGGAGGCACGGTTTTGTCCATGGTTCACCTTGTTGGTTGAATTTGGATATGGGTTGCTTTAAGCGAGCTTCGCTTGCTGTAAGCACGGAGAGGCGGACGACATGAAGTTCATTGAGAAGGCAGCTCGCAAATACCTGCGCAAGCGGGGATACTCTGTCTCACAGAGTGGGGGCGAGGACAGCCATGCCGACTATCGCCTCATGAACTACTCCAGCTATGAACAGTATGTTGCCATTCAAACCGAAGGCAACAAACGCAAAATCGATCAGGTTTGGGCGGACGAAGCTACAATCGATGTCATCTGCCAATATATTCGCGAGAATATTCCCCGCGCCAAAAGAGGCCTTTGTCACGGGTCGAGAAACGGCACCGAAGTTCGGTGGTTTGCGGATCGCTTGGGCATCGAAGTGATGGGCACCGACATTTCGGAAACGGCGGCTCAATTCGGTCTTACCCAATGGGATTTCCACAACGAGAACCCAGATTGGACTGGTCAGTTCGATTTCGTTTACACGAACTCCCATGACCACGCTCATGATCCGAAGAAGGCGTTCACTACCTGGGTAGGGCAGCTGGCGCCCGGCGGGAAGCTTTTCATTGAACACACGATCGGACAAACCCCAGCCACCGTGAAGCAGTTGGACCCGTTTGGCGTCGAACCGAAGTTGCTACCATACGTCGTGCTCGGATTCGGCGAAGGAAACTACGCCGTAACAACGATGCTCAAGCCGGGACACGAAAAGGGAGGCGGGCCTATTAGGATCTTTGTCATAGAGCCGATCAACGCTGTTGTTCAACAGTGACAGGCGCCTCGTACCTCTAACCGATCGAGTAGCGAGATCTCCTATGGTGTGGTTATCCGATTTGCGCAAGCGTGTTTACCGGGGTTTAAGGTACAGGGTGACGCGCCCGTCTCCGCCGATCGCCCCATTTCCCTTCGTTGGTCCCGTTGTTGTCGTTGGGTCGGCTCCCGTTTCCCATAAGCCGATCGGATGGGGCTCGGATTTCCTGACCATCACTGTGAATGGCTCACAGTCCGTAATCGAGTCGTGGGGCACTGAAGTCCCCGACATCACGTTCCTGATGTACAACCAGATATACGGAACGACGCCAAACGCCGTGGCAGTGAGAGGTGTGCTGAAGGGGCGACGCACGGGAATACTCTATGTGCTTCCGTGGGAAAAGAACGACCGCGAACGGTTGGAGAAGGGTTTATGCGCGTTCGATTACAAGTACGACAGCCTGCATATCGTCGATCGTTACGAACGGATGGCGCTTCTAGACCGTATCGCGGGCCTGCGTTCCGCCGAGCTTGATTCCGACTCAAAATGCTCAAACGGCATGAATGCAGTGCTTTTCGCCCTCCACAACGGTGCACCCGCGGTGATCATTACCGGAATCAACCCGAACTCCACTGGACATTCCTACAACAGTGCCGGGTTGGCGCGGCAGCATGTCCAGATGGATAAAGAGATTATCGCCAAGTTGGTTAGCGAGGGCCGCCCGATTTTCACCGCGGACCCGACGGTTTCAGCAGACTTGGGCATTCCACTATGGGCGGGGGCAATTAAACCTCTCGCGTGTCATGTTCCGTCAGATGGTCGTCGACAGTGAGCCGACCAGCAGGCACAAAGGCATCTCCATACGTAGACCGAGGCCGAAGCAATCGCGCAACGACCTCGCTCTGTGGAGTTGAAAATCAACGGGAGCGCTGTGTCACGTGGAGAACGCGATCGCGCGCTGCGAACCACTCCTCAGCGTAATCGTCACTCTTGTATTCCTCGAAGTACGGGCCTCCATCGGTAAAATGCACAAGGCTGGCATCTGCCGAATACTCGTACTCATTGACGAGCCAATTCCAGCGGGCAGGCAATTCACCGATGAGATCCTCGGACTCTAGCCATTTGAATTGATGTAACTCCAGTCCGGTAGCGGTGTTGACGTAATTAACGTCCAATCTT includes:
- a CDS encoding TerC family protein — its product is MEIFTSAGLLALLQVIVIDLVLAGDNAVVIGLAAAGLPSDQRKKAILVGILAATALRIVLATFTVQLLAIIGLLLAGGLLLLWVCWKMWREIRSGGHGDVQGLDSATAPRKTFVQAATQIVVADISMSLDNVLAVAGAAREHTTILVFGLMLSIGMMGVAANIIARLLSRHHWIAYVGLVIILYVALDMIYRGSLEVWPHLMPAAQALVAG
- a CDS encoding SLC13 family permease; this encodes MTADQLLSFIVIGTMMVFFVWGRFRYDVIACSALMLSVAVGIVPFNGAFAGFSDDIVIIVASALIVSAGVARSGIVDAAIQRFLPELQSVRAQLALLVVTVTVLSAFIKNIGALAIMIPVAFQFARRSKVQPSVFLMPMAFGSLMGGLMTQVGTSPNVVVSRMRAELTGESFSMFDFTPVGASLALVGCVFLLFAYRLVPERKSQEVSVNQAIEITDYTAEAVAAPGSPAIGKPVSNLVRIGDGGAVVIAIFRRGTHLAPLPDVVIETDDILLLEGGPAALDRIVSQAKLKIAGDRLPMPGDKTRAEIEAIEAVIGSNSPLIGMSAERLALFNNHNVNLLAVSRQGERLKQRLGSIRLQAGDIVVLQGARSELPVFLQDFGCLPLAQREILLGTIRRGTLPLLLLAAAMATTAVGLVPVPVAFFAAALAMVIFRVIPLRDVYRAVDGPILVMLAALIPVSDSLRTTGGSDLIAGWLGGIATNLPPAGALALILIAAMAVTPFLNNAATVLVMAPIAVSFAATLGYRPDAFLMAVAIGAGSDFLTPIGHQCNTLVMGPGGYRFGDYPRLGLPLSIVIILATVPLLMWFWPLQ
- a CDS encoding class I SAM-dependent methyltransferase, whose product is MKFIEKAARKYLRKRGYSVSQSGGEDSHADYRLMNYSSYEQYVAIQTEGNKRKIDQVWADEATIDVICQYIRENIPRAKRGLCHGSRNGTEVRWFADRLGIEVMGTDISETAAQFGLTQWDFHNENPDWTGQFDFVYTNSHDHAHDPKKAFTTWVGQLAPGGKLFIEHTIGQTPATVKQLDPFGVEPKLLPYVVLGFGEGNYAVTTMLKPGHEKGGGPIRIFVIEPINAVVQQ
- a CDS encoding mechanosensitive ion channel domain-containing protein; this translates as MRSAAQLTALLFALVVLALAGGAPATAQDAARPVEQSEPAQQSPAPAAEPARSGQPAPRGEAGAGAAASPVLQQAEAQLTKAERDLKQLGERVANAKDDDTRLAELKVQADALAKEIVSAAAATRPRLDDIKARLEELGEPPGKDQPPEAAIVTEERQRLLAERAAINAIAARAESLAGEARRLAGTITATRRALFSTTLLRHTNVSAEMLSEAFTATAAEATALWRSVSSWLTFAWNYKRLPFLSAIFLSLCAALIFLAGGYRLFAPFLQRHDEEPTYFRQLSRAFWSTMIPTMALTAFAASSYFFLDSFNVLRPDIAPIVAVTLGMGVVLFFVTSLASSVLSPTHSAWRLVRVSDRGAKVLMVPIFAMALVNGLDYLLGSISEALGSPVILTVAKSFVASIIIGLILMSMAWIRPVLRRDDPLHAPGRPWPRIISASLLAMGAALVAIALAGYVGMARFIATQIIITGAILVMMYIGFLTGKSVAKQGAFAETIVGRYLERRFNLESVALDQIGLAAGLGIYALVVLFFIPLILLQWGFQIADIESWAYRLLTEIRIGTITISLVGILAGLLFFVFGYAATRWIQGWIDRNVMARSRVDAGVRNSIRTGIGYVGVGAAALIAVSAAGFDLSSLALVAGALSLGVGFGLQNVVSNFVSGLILLVERPFKVGDWIVSGTTEGFVRRISVRATEIETFQQQSIIVPNSELINASVGNWTHRNRVGRAEVAVGVSYDSDPRRVMQILLEIAGQHPMVLKNPEPSVAFLNFGDFSLDFELRVHLADLLNGVGVRNDLRVAIFERFREEGIEIPFPQRNLNIHVEGDDDHKAALEKALEDEGFSKTRAKRVAAKLPSDEEDMPAAARPTKR
- a CDS encoding DUF1636 family protein — its product is MANSHQSAHKITLSTECHLTGGPCLPGARLLAMLNGSISALGKPLADDFAIAGTVCMAACTRPCTIAFQASGRATYLFGDVAAEENIDDLVGFAVAYANGGVDGGPSAAGGGNLARVPAALIVSEALAGHFQ
- a CDS encoding DUF924 family protein — translated: MTDQSTNCTPEDVLRFWFGELSYEHWFTPSAELDRECVQRFRDAHLALSRHVDDVWRASPRNWLAAIILFDQLPRNMYRGSPLAFATDGLALREAQLAIGASADKAVSPEWRAFFYMPFEHSENLADQTMSVKLFTELGEPNYLDYAIRHREVIEQFGRFPHRNGIVGRRSTPAEEAYLAKPGAGF
- a CDS encoding membrane-anchored protein — its product is MVWLSDLRKRVYRGLRYRVTRPSPPIAPFPFVGPVVVVGSAPVSHKPIGWGSDFLTITVNGSQSVIESWGTEVPDITFLMYNQIYGTTPNAVAVRGVLKGRRTGILYVLPWEKNDRERLEKGLCAFDYKYDSLHIVDRYERMALLDRIAGLRSAELDSDSKCSNGMNAVLFALHNGAPAVIITGINPNSTGHSYNSAGLARQHVQMDKEIIAKLVSEGRPIFTADPTVSADLGIPLWAGAIKPLACHVPSDGRRQ
- a CDS encoding DUF1515 family protein codes for the protein MIDGHVHQQLGTLLAEVKNLREDFRRAEDRSDAARASMSRRMEELAGRVGTLESAVATARDDIREMKPVTEDVRKWKLMGLGALGVIGIGGASLGVTFADAVKRGLALMRMG